AGGTGCTGGTCGTGGCCAAGGGGCATCCGCTGGCGTCGGTGGCGTACGTGAAGCCCGAGCAGCTGACGCAGGAAGTGCTCATCAGCTATCCCGTCGATATCGAGCGGCTGGACATCTACAACCAGTTCCTCTTGAAGGCCGGCGTCACGCCCAAGCGGCACAAGGCGATCGAGACCACCGACATCATGCTGCAGATGGTGGCCAGCGGCCGCGGCGTGGCCGCGCTGCCGCGTTGGCTGGTTGAGGAGTACGCGGTCAAGATGGATCTGGTGCCGGTGCGGCTGGGCCCGCGCGGCATTGCCAAGCAGATCTTTCTTGGGTCGCGTGAGGCCGATGACGCGCTGGATTACCAGCGGGCGTTCATCGAGATGGCGCGCCAGCCTGCGGCTGCGTTGGCCACAAATGTAGCGACTGCCGCGACACGGGATGTCTAACGGGGACGCATAAGCGGGTATGCTGGCATCCCCTTATCTCCCCTAGGAGTCTGTCCCGATGCCGTCACTCAAGCACGGTTGCCTGGCCCTCGCAATGCTGGCCCTCGGCGGTTGCGCCATGCAGCCCGCCGCACCCAACGACGTTGAGATCGCGGCCCAGAAGCTGGTGGGTCAACCGGCCAAGAACGCGTTCAAGTTGTTTGGCAAGCCGGATCAGGGCATGGGCCCGTCGTCCTATGGCAGTGGCGGTTTCTACGCGTGGAACCGCGTGCAGACCCACACCACGGACGAGAAGGTGTTCGTGCAGACCGGTGTTGAATACGTCGGGCAGCGGACCACCTCGGTCACCATCGGCGGTCAGGGTGTCAGCGGCCAGATGCCGGTGAGCAGTGAACCGGTCTATCGCAAGGTGGGCTACACGGAAAATCGCACGGTGATCGATTACTTCTGCAGCATCACGCTGTTCACCGACAAGAACGACATCATCGAGCACGCCAGCGTGATCGACTGCGCGAAGAAGAAGTAATCAGTCAGGCTGCGGATCCTCGGCGCCTGACATGTACCGCATGCACAGCTCGCTGAGCCGCAGCAACGCCGGGGGCAAGGTCTTGCCCTCGAGCGTCACAAAGACGAACTGCGACGACAGCTCCAGCGCCGGGCGCACGTCGACATGCACGAGTTCGCCGCGCGCGATGGCCGGTTGCGCCACGCGGAGCACGCCAAAGAAGACGGTGTCGGTGGTGCGAACCAGGTCGACGAGCGCCTGGATGTCGTTCGACTGGTATTGGATCGCGTCGATGAAGTGGACCGGCGGACCGAAATACGCGTTGAGCCGGTGCATGACCTCGTCGCTCATGGCGCGGCCGCTGGCCGCCACCGCGTAGCGGCGCAGCGCGTCGAAATCCAGGCCGTTCTTGCCGGCCAGCGGATGGCCGGCGCGCACGACAAAGCCCAGCGGGGTGCGCGGAAAAAAGCGCAGGTGCAGGTCGGGGTCGGCGGGGATGTGATTGCGATGCACCACCAGAGCGTCCACCGCGCCTTCGCGCAGTTCCTGGACCTGCATTTCGGGCGTGCCGCCGCTCAGCAGCAGCTTGATCGCGGGATAGCGTTCCTTCATGTCGCGCAAGAGCGGCAGCGACAGGATTGCGGTGGGCGTGGGGCCCAGTCCCAGCCGCAGCGTGCCGCCCGCGTAGTCGGCCAGCAGGCTGGCGCTGCGGCGCAATTCGGCCAGTTCGACGCGGATTCTGCGTGCCCGCACGATGGCGAGCTCGCCCAGCGCCGTCAGTGTTTTCCCTTTGTCGCGTTCCAGCAGGCGTCCGCCGAGCGTGTCTTCAAGCGCCTGGATGCTGCGGCTGAGCGCGGGCTGCGTCAGGTGCAATTTGGCCGCCGCGCGGCTGAATGAGCGGGTTTCGACCAGCACGAGGAAGTGTTCGAGCTGCTGAAGATTCATCCGCGTCCCCTGGTTTTATTACGCGCTGATTATGGTTTGATGATGAATTATGCATTGGACGTAATGAAAAAGCGCTACCAGAATGCGGGTCTTCAACGTCCGATTTCATCTGGAGCACAGGCCATGGCCCGCGATTTGCCCTTCCCGCAGTCGAATTCCCGCGTCGTTCAACGGCTGATGGGCCTGGCTGCGGCCGGCTCGCTGGTCCTGGCTTTTGCCGCACCGGCCTCGGCGGCGGACTGGCCGGCGCGGCCGGTGTCGGTGGTGGTGCCGGTGGCGGCTGGCGGCGCAGCGGATGCGCTGGCGCGCGCCTGGGCCGCCTATGCCAGCAAGGAAATCGGCGGCACCGTGGTGGTGGAGAACAAGCCCGGCGCCAACGGCAGCATCGCCGCCGCCTTCGTGGCCAAGCAGCCGGCGGACGGCTATGCGCTGCTGTTTGGCAGCACGTCCAACATGTCGGTGAATCCGTTCACCTATTCACAGTTGGCCTACAACCCCACGCGCGATTTCGATCCGGTCACGAAGATCGCCGGCACCTCGCAGGTGCTGGTCGCCAATCCCGCCGCCGGCATCCGGTCGGTGGACGACCTGGTCAAGAAGGCCAAGGCCAGCCCGGGCCACCTGAATTACGGCTCGGCGGGCATCGGCAACTCCACGCACCTGAATGTTGCGTTTCTGGCCGAGCACTTCAAGATCGAGATGTCGCACGTGCCGTACAAGGGCGCGGCGCCGGCCATGATGGACCTGATCGGCGGGCAGATCGACCTGACTGCCGACGCGCTGACCGGCGCGGTGCCGCAAGTGAAGACCGGCAAGGCGGTGCCGCTGGTGATCTTTGGCGCTGACCGCGTCGCACAGTTGCCGGACGTGCCCACCATCGCGGAAGTCGGCGTGCAAGGCTTTCCGGGCGACGCCTGGTACGGCCTGATGGCGCCCAAGGGCACACCGCCGGAAGTCGTGACGCGGCTTACCGACGCGACGCGCAAGTTCTGGGCGGACCCGGCGGTGCGCAAGCAGATGGACGAGATCTACATGACGCCGCCCAAGGAACTTGGCGCGGCATCGGTGGCGCAATCGATGAAGACCGAGGCCGAGGTCTGGGGCCCCATCGTCAAGCGCCTCGGCATCCGCAACGACTGATCTGTGCCGGGCCTCGCGCCCGGTTTTTTCTTGAGGCATTCATGAACGCTATCCCCACCCCGCCGCTGGCCGAGGCCGTTGAACACCTGCCGCGCGGGGAAGATTTCCTGCTGTGGCCGCCCTGCCTGCAGTCGTATGGCTATCGCATCGTCGACCGCCTGTTCGCCACCCGCACGATCCATCGCGGCTCGACGCCCCGGCCCTTGCCGCGCGCGCCCGAGATCGACGTGCGCTATACGCAGGACGGCGAGACGCTTGGCGTGGGTGATCTGATGGACCGCAACAACGTGGCCGGCCTGATCGCGATTCATCGCGGCCACATCGTGCTGGAACGCTATGGCCTGGGCTTTCAGCCGCAGGAACGCTGGTCCACCATGTCGACCGTCAAATCCATGACGGCCATGCTGACCGGCGCGGCGCTGCACGACGGCGCCATCAAGAGCCTGGACGATCCCGTCACCGCCTATGTGCCGGCGCTGGCCGGCTGCGCTTATGACGCCGTGACGGTGCGGCATCTGCTGACCATGTCGTCGGGCATCGCGTGGGAAGAGAACTACACGGACAAGGCGTCCGACGTGAATCGCTACAGCAAGTCGCTGGCCGACAAGGTGCCGGGCGGCGTGCTGACGCTGCTGCGCGGCTGCCATCGTGCCCACGACGCCGGGCGCTTCTGGCACTACAACACCGGCGACACGTACCTGTTGGGCGCCGTGCTGAGCGCGGCGACCGGCGGCACGCTGGCCGATTACATGTCGCGTCGCATCTGGCAGCCCTGCGGGATGGAGTTCGATGGCTTCTACACGCTG
The DNA window shown above is from Achromobacter spanius and carries:
- a CDS encoding LysR family transcriptional regulator, with amino-acid sequence MNLQQLEHFLVLVETRSFSRAAAKLHLTQPALSRSIQALEDTLGGRLLERDKGKTLTALGELAIVRARRIRVELAELRRSASLLADYAGGTLRLGLGPTPTAILSLPLLRDMKERYPAIKLLLSGGTPEMQVQELREGAVDALVVHRNHIPADPDLHLRFFPRTPLGFVVRAGHPLAGKNGLDFDALRRYAVAASGRAMSDEVMHRLNAYFGPPVHFIDAIQYQSNDIQALVDLVRTTDTVFFGVLRVAQPAIARGELVHVDVRPALELSSQFVFVTLEGKTLPPALLRLSELCMRYMSGAEDPQPD
- a CDS encoding serine hydrolase domain-containing protein gives rise to the protein MNAIPTPPLAEAVEHLPRGEDFLLWPPCLQSYGYRIVDRLFATRTIHRGSTPRPLPRAPEIDVRYTQDGETLGVGDLMDRNNVAGLIAIHRGHIVLERYGLGFQPQERWSTMSTVKSMTAMLTGAALHDGAIKSLDDPVTAYVPALAGCAYDAVTVRHLLTMSSGIAWEENYTDKASDVNRYSKSLADKVPGGVLTLLRGCHRAHDAGRFWHYNTGDTYLLGAVLSAATGGTLADYMSRRIWQPCGMEFDGFYTLESEDGQEIGGSRAGMTLRDIGRFAQFVLDDGVVNGERILPEGWVAQSGTPAFQIPADLHTAQRQALGLTAYGYSWWLREDGAMMAMGHSGQRIFIDTRAQLAVVQLAAYPEPKYLSANEPDRDAGLNAFIVALREATGAVA
- a CDS encoding Bug family tripartite tricarboxylate transporter substrate binding protein encodes the protein MARDLPFPQSNSRVVQRLMGLAAAGSLVLAFAAPASAADWPARPVSVVVPVAAGGAADALARAWAAYASKEIGGTVVVENKPGANGSIAAAFVAKQPADGYALLFGSTSNMSVNPFTYSQLAYNPTRDFDPVTKIAGTSQVLVANPAAGIRSVDDLVKKAKASPGHLNYGSAGIGNSTHLNVAFLAEHFKIEMSHVPYKGAAPAMMDLIGGQIDLTADALTGAVPQVKTGKAVPLVIFGADRVAQLPDVPTIAEVGVQGFPGDAWYGLMAPKGTPPEVVTRLTDATRKFWADPAVRKQMDEIYMTPPKELGAASVAQSMKTEAEVWGPIVKRLGIRND